The Fragaria vesca subsp. vesca linkage group LG2, FraVesHawaii_1.0, whole genome shotgun sequence genome includes a window with the following:
- the LOC101297493 gene encoding sucrose transport protein SUC2-like — translation MVEVENMVSSPEPSSPISKIVMVASIAAGIQFGWALQLSLLTPYVQQLGVPHKWAAVVWLCGPISGLLVQPIVGYYSDRNTSRFGRRRPFIAAGAGLVAVAVFMIGYAADIGVKAGDSWEKSTKPRAVAVFVVGFWILDVANNMLQGPCRALLADISGSDMKKMRTANALFSFFMAVGNVLGYAAGSLKGLHKIFPFTTTKACDIYCANLKSCFFISICLLLILTVLALTAVKEKPYDKNALGTEAAGGTMFGEIFRSFQQLKKPMWILLLVTCLNWVAWFGFLLFDTDWMGKEVYGGVVGKGRLYEMGVRAGSLGLMLNAFVLGAMSLAIVYFSRGVNGPKRIWGVANFFLAICLLMTIVVTKMAENYRHANPAVGGAEPSPPPAGVKAGALLIFAALGIPQAVTFSIPFAMASIFCSNSGAGQGLSLGVLNIAIVVPQMFVSVISGPLDASFGGGNLPAFVLGAVAAVISGILALIVLPSPPPDHATPTVVPAGFH, via the exons ATGGTAGAAGTTGAAAACATGGTGAGCTCTCCGGAGCCCTCGAGCCCAATATCAAAGATAGTCATGGTAGCCTCCATCGCAGCCGGAATACAGTTCGGTTGGGCGCTTCAGCTGTCGTTACTGACCCCCTACGTCCAGCAACTGGGGGTCCCACACAAATGGGCCGCAGTCGTCTGGCTCTGCGGCCCTATCTCTGGCTTACTGGTGCAACCCATCGTCGGTTACTACAGCGACCGCAACACCTCTCGTTTCGGGCGCCGCCGCCCTTTCATTGCCGCCGGAGCAGGGCTTGTTGCCGTCGCCGTTTTTATGATTGGTTACGCCGCCGATATAGGTGTTAAGGCCGGAGACTCGTGGGAGAAATCCACAAAGCCGAGAGCCGTGGCTGTATTTGTTGTAGGGTTTTGGATTCTAGATGTGGCAAATAACATGCTGCAAGGGCCATGCAGGGCTCTTCTGGCAGACATATCAGGCTCCGATATGAAGAAAATGAGAACGGCAAATGCTCTCTTCTCGTTCTTCATGGCCGTCGGCAACGTTCTCGGTTATGCTGCTGGATCGTTGAAAGGTCTTCACAAAATTTTTCCCTTCACTACGACAAAAGCATGCGACATTTACTGCGCCAACCTCAAGAGCTGCTTCTTCATATCGATTTGTTTGCTTCTGATCCTCACTGTCTTAGCCCTAACTGCAGTAAAGGAGAAACCTTACGACAAAAATGCTTTGGGAACAGAAGCAGCAGGAGGAACGATGTTCGGTGAGATTTTTCGATCTTTCCAACAGTTGAAGAAGCCGATGTGGATCCTTCTTTTAGTAACATGCTTGAACTGGGTGGCGTGGTTCGGGTTCTTATTGTTTGATACTGACTGGATGGGCAAGGAAGTTTACGGTGGCGTCGTCGGCAAGGGACGTCTTTATGAGATGGGAGTCCGGGCAGGATCACTTGGTCTGATGCTCAATGCTTTCGTTTTAGGTGCAATGTCTCTCGCAATTGTTTACTTCTCTAGAGGGGTTAATGGACCGAAAAGGATTTGGGGAGTAGCTAATTTTTTCCTAGCCATCTGCCTCTTGATGACGATAGTGGTGACCAAAATGGCCGAGAACTATCGACATGCCAACCCTGCAGTTGGAGGAGCTGAGCCATCGCCGCCGCCCGCTGGAGTTAAAGCCGGTGCGTTGCTAATATTCGCCGCGTTGGGGATCCCACAGGCTGTCACCTTCAGCATTCCGTTTGCAATGGCATCCATCTTTTGCAGCAATTCTGGTGCTGGACAAG GGCTTTCTTTGGGTGTGTTGAATATAGCCATTGTCGTACCACAG ATGTTTGTATCGGTTATAAGTGGACCGCTGGATGCTTCTTTTGGTGGAGGGAACTTGCCGGCTTTTGTCCTCGGAGCCGTTGCAGCGGTAATTAGTGGAATCCTTGCTTTGATTGTTCTACCATCCCCTCCGCCAGATCATGCTACTCCAACTGTTGTACCTGCTGGGTTTCATTAG
- the LOC101298952 gene encoding auxin-induced protein 22D-like: MEGSVSYESHDEQLNFKATELRLGLPGSGIEESAASPPPSTKKRASPEQDSADNEECRSSTTDDETPDLTSRPSKTQVVGWPPIRSYRKNAMQAYVKVSVDGAPYLRKIDIKVYKSYPELLKALEEMFKLTIGSYSEREGYNGSEFAPTYQDKDGDWMLVGDVPWSMFSSSCKRLRIMKGSEARGLACL, translated from the exons ATGGAAGGGTCGGTGAGCTATGAAAGCCATGACGAGCAGCTCAACTTCAAGGCAACTGAGCTCAGATTGGGATTGCCCGGAAGCGGCATTGAAGAATCAGCTGCATCACCTCCTCCTAGTACTAAGAAGAGGGCTTCACCGGAGCAAGACTCGGCCGATAATGAGGAGTGCAGGTCGTCTACTACCGACGATGAGACACCAGATTTGACTTCCCGTCCATCCAA GACACAAGTTGTTGGATGGCCTCCGATCAGATCTTACCGGAAAAACGCTATGCAAGCGTATGTGAAAGTAAGCGTAGACGGAGCTCCTTACCTGAGGAAGATTGATATCAAGGTTTACAAGAGCTACCCGGAACTCCTCAAGGCCTTAGAGGAAATGTTCAAGCTGACTATTGGTAGCTACTCAGAGAGAGAAGGCTACAATGGATCTGAGTTTGCTCCTACTTATCAAGACAAAGATGGTGACTGGATGCTAGTCGGAGATGTGCCATGGAGTATGTTTTCTTCTTCCTGCAAAAGGCTGAGAATCATGAAAGGATCTGAAGCTAGAGGACTGGCTTGTCTCTGA
- the LOC101298664 gene encoding protein OSB2, chloroplastic-like: MALDLALQPPTATNFLTQLPSLSPTTTQNHLSFARRRFTFKCAVEYSRDHYSSSLQVPVAHPRPAEVQWKKELCNTVQLIGVVGLPVEIKHLPSGKVLAWTRLAVKKSATDTSWINLTFWDDLAHVAFQHLEKGNQIYVSGRLISDAVETSEGKQQTYYKVVVQQLNFVEKSSPSVNGQDSDSFTPGRSSSHSFTKHTETTQELWQAFFANPGEWWDNRKTKRNSKYPDFKHRDTGEALWIEGRNNPPWVKSQLAILDTRMGTANDQDNKTHSNLFTDDNFF, from the exons ATGGCGTTAGACCTCGCTCTTCAACCACCAACCGCCACCAACTTCCTCACTCAACTCCCCTCTCTCTCCCCAACCACCACCCAAAACCACTTGTCCTTCGCGCGGCGTCGTTTCACATTTAAATGCGCCGTGGAGTACAGCCGTGACCACTACAGCAGCAGTCTCCAAGTCCCGGTGGCCCACCCTAGACCCGCGGAGGTCCAGTGGAAGAAGGAGCTCTGTAACACGGTCCAGCTCATCGGCGTCGTCGGGCTTCCCGTCGAGATTAAGCACCTCCCCTCCGGTAAAGTCCTCGCCTGGACCCGCCTCGCCGTCAAGAAATCCGCCACCGACACCTCTTG GATTAATTTGACATTTTGGGATGATCTAGCACATGTTGCGTTTCAGCATTTAGAGAAAGGCAACCAGATATATGTTTCGGGAAGACTGATTTCGGATGCTGTCGAAACCAGTGAGGGGAAACAGCAAACCTACTATAAG GTTGTTGTTCAGCAGCTGAATTTTGTCGAGAAGAGCTCCCCGTCAGTGAATGGACAGGACTCGGATTCCTTTACACCAG GCAGAAGTTCTAGCCACAGCTTTACAAAGCACACGGAAACCACACAAGAATTGTGGCAAGCATTCTTTGCTAATCCAGGAGAGTGGTGGGACAATAGGAAGACCAAG AGGAATTCAAAATATCCAGATTTCAAACACAGAGACACTGGAGAGGCCTTGTGGATTGAAGGCCGGAACAATCCACCATGGGTGAAGTCCCAGCTTGCTATACTAGATACTAGAATGGGTACCGCTAATGATCAAGACAATAAGACGCATTCAAACCTATTTACTGATGATAATTTTTTTTAA